A single region of the Brachypodium distachyon strain Bd21 chromosome 3, Brachypodium_distachyon_v3.0, whole genome shotgun sequence genome encodes:
- the LOC100844593 gene encoding MOB kinase activator-like 1A, translating to MSLFGLGSKNQKTFRPKKNAPSGNKGVQLKKHIDATLGSGNLRDAVRLPPGEDLNEWLAVNTVDFFNQVNILYGTLMEFCTPATCPTMTAGSKFEYRWADGVQIKKPIEVSAPKYVEYLMDWIEVQLDDESIFPQKLGTPFPQNFREVVKTIFKRLFRVYAHIYHTHFQKIVSLKEEAHLNTCFKHFTLFTWEFKLIDKAELAPLIDLIESIVTVC from the exons ATGAGTCTCTTTGGCCTCGGAAGCAA GAACCAGAAGACATTTAGGCCCAAGAAGAATGCACCATCTGGCAATAAG GGTGTACAGCTGAAAAAGCACATTGATGCTACCTTGGGAAGTGGTAATTTGAGAGACGCAGTCCGGTTGCCTCCTGGAGAGGATCTCAACGAATGGTTAGCTGTTAACA CTGTTGATTTCTTCAATCAGGTGAATATCTTATATGGCACTCTGATGGAGTTCTGCACACCTGCTACATGTCCAACGATGACAGCCGGATCAAA GTTTGAGTACAGATGGGCTGATGGAGTGCAGATCAAGAAACCTATAGAAGTTTCAGCACCAAAATATGTAGAGTATTTGATGGACTGGATTGAGGTCCAGCTTGACGATGAGTCCATTTTCCCTCAGAAACTTG GTACCCCTTTCCCACAGAATTTTCGGGAAGTAGTGAAGACAATATTCAAGCGTCTTTTCCGTGTTTATGCTCATATTTATCACACACATTTTCAGAAGATTGTGAGCCTCAAGGAAGAAGCCCATCTCAACACTTGCTTCAAGCATTTTACATTGTTCACTTGG GAGTTCAAATTGATCGACAAGGCCGAGCTTGCGCCTCTTATTGATCTAATCGAATCCATTGTGACGGTTTGCTAA